A genomic segment from Bacillus cereus G9842 encodes:
- the accC gene encoding acetyl-CoA carboxylase biotin carboxylase subunit, with the protein MIKKVLIANRGEIAVRIIRACKEMDIETVAIYSEADKESLHVQIADEAYCVGPTISKESYLNLTNIISVAKLTGCDAIHPGYGFLAENADFAELCRECNLIFIGPSPEAISKMGTKDVARDTMKEAGVPIVPGSQGIIKNTEEAIELANQIGYPVIIKATAGGGGKGIRVARHEEELIKGIQITQQEASTAFGNPGVYLEKYVEDFRHVEIQIMADTHGNAIHLGERDCTIQRRLQKLLEESPSPALDEDIRKQMGEAAVKAAVAVDYTGAGTVEFIYEYKTKTFYFMEMNTRIQVEHPVTEMVTGMDLIKEQILVASGEKLSLQQEEVQFNGWAIECRINAENPAKKFMPSPGKVEMYLPPGGFGIRVDSAVYPGYSIPPFYDSMVAKLIVHGKTREEAIAKMKRALSEFVIEGVHTTIPFHLQLLDHPDFVKGEFNTKFLEEHELVTQ; encoded by the coding sequence GAGGCGTATTGTGTAGGACCAACGATTTCGAAAGAAAGCTATTTAAATTTGACGAATATTATTAGCGTTGCGAAGTTAACAGGCTGCGATGCTATTCATCCGGGATACGGATTTTTAGCAGAGAATGCAGATTTCGCAGAGTTATGCCGTGAATGTAACTTGATTTTTATCGGTCCAAGTCCAGAAGCTATTTCAAAGATGGGCACAAAAGACGTTGCTCGTGATACAATGAAAGAAGCAGGGGTTCCGATTGTACCAGGTTCACAAGGGATTATTAAAAATACCGAAGAAGCGATCGAGCTTGCTAATCAAATTGGATATCCAGTCATTATTAAAGCGACTGCAGGTGGCGGCGGAAAAGGTATTCGTGTTGCACGCCATGAAGAAGAGCTTATAAAAGGAATTCAAATTACACAGCAAGAAGCTAGTACCGCTTTTGGGAACCCTGGTGTATACTTAGAAAAGTACGTTGAAGATTTCCGCCATGTTGAGATTCAAATAATGGCAGATACACACGGAAATGCCATTCATTTAGGAGAGCGTGATTGTACAATTCAGCGCCGTTTGCAAAAACTATTAGAAGAAAGTCCATCACCTGCACTTGATGAAGATATTCGCAAGCAGATGGGTGAAGCGGCAGTTAAAGCGGCGGTAGCGGTTGATTATACAGGTGCTGGTACGGTTGAGTTTATTTATGAATATAAAACGAAAACCTTTTATTTCATGGAGATGAATACGAGAATTCAGGTTGAGCATCCAGTTACTGAAATGGTAACGGGAATGGACTTAATTAAAGAACAAATTCTTGTTGCTTCAGGAGAAAAGTTATCGTTACAGCAAGAAGAAGTACAATTTAATGGTTGGGCAATTGAATGTCGAATTAATGCGGAAAACCCTGCCAAAAAATTCATGCCATCTCCAGGTAAAGTAGAAATGTACTTACCACCAGGAGGATTTGGTATTCGCGTCGATTCAGCTGTATATCCGGGATATTCAATCCCACCTTTCTATGATTCGATGGTTGCTAAATTAATTGTTCACGGAAAAACACGTGAAGAGGCAATTGCAAAAATGAAGCGCGCACTTAGTGAATTTGTCATTGAAGGCGTACATACAACAATCCCGTTCCATTTGCAATTGCTAGATCATCCTGATTTTGTAAAAGGTGAGTTTAATACGAAATTTTTGGAAGAGCATGAACTTGTGACGCAGTGA
- a CDS encoding Asp23/Gls24 family envelope stress response protein, which yields MAEHMLDMGQDTTLGKVEIAPEVIEVIAGIAAAEVEGVAAMRGNFATDVVEKLGKKNHGKGVKVELANEDIIVDLYVVMYFGVAIPVVAQKIQDNIRQALFTMTGLEPKEVNVHIVGVTFETQKTEIEPV from the coding sequence ATGGCTGAACATATGTTAGATATGGGTCAAGATACAACTCTTGGTAAAGTAGAAATTGCACCAGAAGTAATTGAAGTAATTGCAGGTATTGCAGCTGCTGAAGTAGAAGGTGTAGCGGCAATGCGCGGTAATTTTGCTACAGATGTTGTTGAGAAGTTAGGTAAGAAAAATCATGGTAAAGGTGTAAAGGTTGAATTAGCAAACGAAGATATTATCGTTGACCTTTATGTTGTAATGTATTTTGGTGTAGCAATTCCAGTTGTTGCTCAAAAGATTCAAGACAATATTCGCCAAGCGCTCTTTACAATGACAGGACTTGAGCCAAAAGAAGTGAATGTTCACATCGTTGGCGTAACATTCGAAACACAAAAAACAGAAATCGAACCAGTGTAA